A region of the Roseobacter denitrificans OCh 114 genome:
ACCATGGCGACTTCCCATCCCTGGAAGGGATAGATCGGACCAACATCGGCCATATCCACGGCCCAGCTTTCATATCCAATAGTAGACATTCTTGATCTCCTTATTCAGCGGGTCTGATTTTGGATGCGAGAAAGGCTTTGTCGGCCTGAATGATCTCTTGTTTTGCATCCTCATAGGCATGGTGCTCGGCATAATCGAGACCTTCGAGTTCCACCTCTTCGGGAATACGCAATACCCCTGCCGCGGCCTGCATCTTGGCCACGATGAAAGCCGGCAGGAAGCCAAGTCCGAAGAACATGATGACCGCGCCAAGGAACTGACCGACCGGATTGATCGAAGCATAGCCTTCAAACGGCGAAGCAGGAGCACCCCAGAGTACGAAACCCGAAATCACGAGACCCACGAAACCCGCGTAGCCATGCACCGCAACCGCGCCCACGGCATCGTCCAGCTTGAAACGACGTTCGACCCAGAAGTGCAAACGATAAACGATCACCACACCAACTGCAGCGATCAGCATCGCCTGAACCGGATGATAGAGGTCGTTCCCCGCAGAGGCAGTGATCACCCCGGCAAGCCCACCTGAGAAGGTCCAGAACGCATCGCCCTTGGACACAACATAGGCCGCCATCAATCCACCGGACAGGGACATCAGGAAATTGAACGTGATCGCCGACAGAGTTGTGGGCGCGAGGTAGATGTTCGTGGCCGTCCATGTGATGCCGGTGATCTCCCCGCCGATGACTTCAGGCGCGATAAGAGGCACGTTGCAGGCCGCGTAAAAGCCCCAGAAACCGGTGTAGATCAGGAAAATCCCGATGGTCAGCATCCACGGGTTATGCGGAGGAATGTCGCGTGGCGTGCCGTCCGCTGCAAATTTGCCGATGCGCGGCCCAAGCACGGTGATCACACCCAGCGCATAGCCCCCGGCAATGGCGTGGATCACACCGGAGGCATAGGCGTCATGATAGCCGAGGTATTTGACCATCCATCCGCCATAGTGCCAGCCCCAGGCAGCATCAATGATCCACCACACGGACCCGATGAGCACCGCGTGAACCCACAGGGCCGAAGAGCGGATACGCTCGATCACGGAACCAGAGACGATGGAGGCCGCGGTCCAGGAGAAAAGCAGGAAGGCCGCCCAGAACACGCCGGTGATTCTATCGCCTGCGTTCGGGCCCATTGTTTCAGCCCAGGGCAGGTTCGCCGCACCGGCTTCCAGATCAAGCCCGCCAAAGAACGGGAACATCGGAAACGCCCAGTAGATCCACCAGCCAAAGAAAAAGAAGGTGACCGTGACCAAGGGAATGACCATCACGTTTTTCATCAGGGTATGCATGTGGTTGCGCCGTCGACTCGCGCCGACTTCATACATGCAGAACCCCACGTGAATCAGGAACATGAACACGACCGTCACCCAGTAATAAAACTCGGTGAACACCGTGGTCAGTGCGTTTAGATTACCATCCATATCTGTCTCCTCAGTCGGAATAGTCTTTATTATTGTGAAATATTTTTTACTGCAGGGGAGCGTCTTTTTTCATATCTGTCAATTTTTTTTACTGGTTTGACGGATTCAGTCTGATCTGCCGACCGCAAAAACACGCCGATAGCGGGGCTATAAAGTTTCCCATCAGGAAAAAATTCTGATCACAGGTATTGCTTTTTCAACGCACTTGGGTCTCAATATCGCGGAACAGAAGATCAGGGAGACAGGAAATGGCGATCATTTACAGAACGTCGGCACTGGCGCAGCGCCATGCTGAAATCGGCGGTGAACTGGAAGACTGGAATGGCATGGGAACCGCATGGTTCTACGACCATTCCGATGAGCGTGCGAAAGCGGACTACGAGGCTGTGCGCACCAAGGCCGGCCTTATGGATGTGTCGGGCCTCAAGAAGATTCACCTGAGCGGTCCGCACGCAGCAGCGGTAATCGACCGGGCCACCACGCGCAACGTGGACAAGCTGATGCCGGGTCGCGCGGTCTATGCCGCGATGCTGGACGATCGCGGTCTCTTTATCGACGACTGCGTGATCTACCGTTTGTCGGTGAACAACTGGCTTTTGGTCCACGGCACGGGAACAGGCCACGAAAGCCTTGCGATGGCCGCCTATGGCAAGAATGTGTCGATGATCTTTGACGACGATCTACACGATATGTCGCTGCAGGGTCCCGTTGCGGTGGATTTCCTCGCCAAACATGTGCCGGGCATTCGTGATCTCGCGTATTTCGGCATCATCCAGACCAAACTGTTCGGCATGCCCGTCATGATTTCGCGCACCGGCTATACCGGCGAGCGCGGCTACGAGATTTTCTGCGAAGGCCGTCACGCCATCGCCCTGTGGGACGCGATCCTCGAAGATGGCAAGGACATGGGCATTCGCCCGGTGCAGTTCTCCACCCTCGACCTGCTGCGGACCGAAAGCTACCTGCTGTTCTATCCCGGCGACAATTCCGAGACCTACCCCTTCGAGAATGGCGCCGCCTGTGGCGACTCGCTGTGGGAGCTGGGGCTGGAATTCACCGTCTCACCGGGCAAGACCGGTTTCCGCGGTGCGGAAAACCACTATGCGCTTGAGGGCAAGGAACGCTTCAAGATCTACGGCGTGCGGCTTGAAGGTACAACCGCCGCGGATGAGGGGGCAGATTTGCTCAAGGATGGCGAAAAGGTCGGTGTCGTGACGTATGGCATGCGCTCTGATCTGTTTGATCACACCGTAGGCATTGCCCGGATGCCCGTCGAATGTGCAACCCCGGGAACCAAGATGACGGTGCGCAATGGCGATGGCACGGAAATCCCATGTGTCGCCGAGGAAATGCCATTCTATGACAAGGACAAGGCCATCCGCACAGCCAAGGGCTGATCTGGATGTACATTGAAAGGCGCCTTCCAAGCGGGCGCCTTTTTCGCCACCGTAGATCGAAAGGAGAGACGGCAGCATGTCGAAATTTCAGTTTCCGAAAAGCATCAGAAGCCGCCCTGTCTATGGGACACTGACGCCGCGTCGGGGCAAATCACACCTTATGATAGCGGATGCGGAAGGGGCAGAGGCCTTGCTGGATCTGGCCCAGCAAGACGCGGAAGTCTTTCGCACCGCCCATCTGATCTATATTCCCAAAGCCACCGGCGAAACCTATGTGGAAAAACTCAAGGCGCTGAAGCCTGCGCAATTCTATGTCGGGCCAAGCTATGAGGCCTCGGTGTCGCGCATCCGCCGCGTTCTGTCGGATGCCCACATGGGTCTGCAGGTTTACCTGACCGGCACCGAGGGCCTGATGGGTCAGGCGATGAACGAAGCCATGACCGCAGGCATTCCGCATCAGGCAATCCAGACCGAGCATCGTGGCTCTGTCGCGCGGCGCATGCAGTGCGTGCACTGCAAGGGCATCACCGAGGATGTGATGACCGACCCGTTCCAATGTACCCATTGTGGATTGCACCTTTTCGTTCGGGATCATTATTCACGCAGACTTGCCGCCTTTCAGGGCGTGTGCATTGATGCCGAAGATCCCGGAAACATCCCCGAACCCGTGGAGCTGTACAAATGAGCGCCGCCCCCCAGAAAGCCAAAGCCGGTGCCGAAAAGATCGAGGTCGAAGTCAGCGCCATTGTCCCCGTCAACGAACTGGTCTCACGGTTCGAATTCAAACGCCGCGACGGGCAGCCGTTCCCACCTTTTTCTGCGGGCGCACATACCGTCGTTGAAATGAATGACAATGGCCGGATGCGTCTCAACCCCTATTCGC
Encoded here:
- the dmmA gene encoding dimethylamine monooxygenase subunit DmmA codes for the protein MSKFQFPKSIRSRPVYGTLTPRRGKSHLMIADAEGAEALLDLAQQDAEVFRTAHLIYIPKATGETYVEKLKALKPAQFYVGPSYEASVSRIRRVLSDAHMGLQVYLTGTEGLMGQAMNEAMTAGIPHQAIQTEHRGSVARRMQCVHCKGITEDVMTDPFQCTHCGLHLFVRDHYSRRLAAFQGVCIDAEDPGNIPEPVELYK
- a CDS encoding aminomethyltransferase family protein produces the protein MAIIYRTSALAQRHAEIGGELEDWNGMGTAWFYDHSDERAKADYEAVRTKAGLMDVSGLKKIHLSGPHAAAVIDRATTRNVDKLMPGRAVYAAMLDDRGLFIDDCVIYRLSVNNWLLVHGTGTGHESLAMAAYGKNVSMIFDDDLHDMSLQGPVAVDFLAKHVPGIRDLAYFGIIQTKLFGMPVMISRTGYTGERGYEIFCEGRHAIALWDAILEDGKDMGIRPVQFSTLDLLRTESYLLFYPGDNSETYPFENGAACGDSLWELGLEFTVSPGKTGFRGAENHYALEGKERFKIYGVRLEGTTAADEGADLLKDGEKVGVVTYGMRSDLFDHTVGIARMPVECATPGTKMTVRNGDGTEIPCVAEEMPFYDKDKAIRTAKG
- a CDS encoding ammonium transporter — translated: MDGNLNALTTVFTEFYYWVTVVFMFLIHVGFCMYEVGASRRRNHMHTLMKNVMVIPLVTVTFFFFGWWIYWAFPMFPFFGGLDLEAGAANLPWAETMGPNAGDRITGVFWAAFLLFSWTAASIVSGSVIERIRSSALWVHAVLIGSVWWIIDAAWGWHYGGWMVKYLGYHDAYASGVIHAIAGGYALGVITVLGPRIGKFAADGTPRDIPPHNPWMLTIGIFLIYTGFWGFYAACNVPLIAPEVIGGEITGITWTATNIYLAPTTLSAITFNFLMSLSGGLMAAYVVSKGDAFWTFSGGLAGVITASAGNDLYHPVQAMLIAAVGVVIVYRLHFWVERRFKLDDAVGAVAVHGYAGFVGLVISGFVLWGAPASPFEGYASINPVGQFLGAVIMFFGLGFLPAFIVAKMQAAAGVLRIPEEVELEGLDYAEHHAYEDAKQEIIQADKAFLASKIRPAE